A single Chloroflexia bacterium SDU3-3 DNA region contains:
- a CDS encoding SpoIIE family protein phosphatase, producing MRSANSPSDVVPDRHAREDARRSIASRLLWSYLVTSTVPLLLIGVLLIGIDFNTQRENVYNEQLGLASRTSRSIALYLSNFVREFGVFEVFIQPDTGGQNEIRERAADMASEMYPDLLEVSVVDRTAHEIVRTQRVQLAREDELRDLSADPLIQAVMQHDTITFTTTLDAQGANDFVVVMPLHNSSGIVVGALRATIDSTKVIEELRASTDGTSNNAYLYDLRTSALVVNDGSVNFVPPTDMKHFLGATNTVHEYIGARTLSVVGAISPLELSDGRATGWSVVAEKPSLIAFANLRRSIWVLALVVILVDGAVLIWSLRQANDFILPLRALSGGARLVGSGHLDHRITITSNDELGDVASSFNQMAAHLQQSLDEIERQNDRLRHGLMLARDIQLGLLPDRAPWGGDEIAVFARSVPAYEVGGDFYTYIALSEGRAAIAIGDISGKGVGAALLMSLTSSAVESHGRELEHPAEVLSTLNTLLAPRLKASHMNAALMFAVFDPRERMLRVANAGMIAPVLIGASGCRFLDVGGLPIGAFAGAEYRDLTTEIAPGDMLLLLSDGVVEAHNAQGEMFGFDRLEALIATAQPLGDVRALVELILSKVQMFIGEAEQHDDITLVAVRPMFSVEDRLCDEEAQARRYATV from the coding sequence ATGCGCAGTGCCAACAGTCCGAGCGATGTGGTGCCTGATCGACACGCCAGGGAAGATGCGCGCAGAAGCATCGCATCTCGCCTCCTCTGGTCGTACCTCGTCACATCCACCGTCCCGCTGCTGCTGATCGGCGTGCTGCTGATCGGCATCGACTTCAACACCCAACGTGAAAATGTCTATAACGAGCAGCTGGGCCTGGCCAGCCGCACCTCGCGCAGCATCGCGCTCTATCTGAGCAACTTCGTGCGCGAGTTTGGCGTGTTCGAGGTCTTTATCCAGCCCGATACGGGCGGGCAGAACGAGATCCGCGAGCGCGCCGCCGATATGGCCAGCGAGATGTACCCCGACCTGCTTGAGGTCTCGGTGGTGGATCGCACCGCCCACGAGATCGTGCGCACGCAGCGGGTGCAGCTGGCCCGCGAGGACGAGCTGCGCGACCTGAGCGCCGACCCGCTGATCCAGGCGGTGATGCAGCACGACACCATCACCTTTACCACCACGCTCGATGCGCAGGGCGCGAACGATTTTGTGGTGGTGATGCCGCTGCACAATAGCTCGGGCATCGTGGTGGGCGCGCTGCGGGCCACGATCGACTCGACCAAGGTGATCGAGGAGCTGCGCGCATCCACCGATGGCACATCCAACAATGCCTATCTCTACGATTTGCGCACCAGCGCGCTGGTGGTGAATGATGGCAGCGTGAACTTTGTGCCGCCGACGGACATGAAGCATTTTCTGGGTGCGACCAATACCGTGCACGAGTACATCGGCGCGCGCACGCTGAGCGTGGTGGGGGCGATCAGCCCTCTTGAGCTGAGCGATGGCCGCGCGACGGGCTGGAGCGTGGTAGCCGAGAAGCCCTCGCTGATCGCCTTTGCCAACCTGCGCCGCAGCATCTGGGTGCTGGCGCTGGTGGTGATCTTGGTGGATGGCGCGGTGCTGATCTGGTCGCTGCGCCAGGCCAACGACTTTATCCTGCCGCTGCGCGCGCTGAGCGGTGGCGCACGGCTGGTAGGCAGCGGCCACCTCGACCACCGCATCACCATCACCAGCAACGACGAGCTAGGCGATGTGGCCAGCTCGTTCAACCAGATGGCCGCGCACCTGCAGCAGTCGCTGGATGAGATCGAGCGGCAGAACGATCGGCTGCGCCACGGCCTGATGCTGGCCCGCGACATCCAGCTGGGGCTGCTGCCCGACCGTGCGCCCTGGGGTGGCGACGAGATCGCGGTGTTCGCCCGCTCGGTGCCAGCCTACGAGGTGGGCGGCGATTTCTACACCTACATCGCGCTCTCCGAGGGCCGGGCGGCCATCGCCATCGGCGATATCTCGGGCAAGGGCGTGGGCGCGGCGCTGCTGATGTCGCTCACATCCAGCGCGGTCGAGTCGCACGGGCGCGAGCTGGAGCACCCCGCCGAGGTGCTCTCGACGCTCAACACCCTGCTCGCGCCGCGCCTGAAGGCCAGCCATATGAACGCGGCCCTGATGTTTGCCGTGTTCGACCCGCGCGAGCGCATGCTGCGGGTCGCCAATGCGGGCATGATCGCACCAGTGCTGATCGGTGCGTCGGGCTGCCGCTTTCTCGATGTCGGCGGGCTGCCGATCGGCGCGTTCGCTGGGGCCGAGTACCGCGACCTGACCACCGAGATCGCGCCGGGCGATATGCTGCTGCTGCTGAGCGATGGCGTTGTGGAGGCCCACAACGCCCAGGGGGAGATGTTCGGATTCGATCGGCTGGAGGCCCTGATCGCTACGGCCCAGCCGCTGGGGGATGTTCGCGCGCTGGTGGAGCTGATTCTCAGCAAGGTTCAGATGTTTATTGGCGAGGCCGAGCAGCACGATGATATCACGCTGGTGGCCGTTCGCCCTATGTTCTCGGTGGAAGATCGTCTGTGTGACGAGGAGGCGCAGGCAAGACGCTATGCAACTGTTTGA
- a CDS encoding phospholipid carrier-dependent glycosyltransferase: MIELSDSPSRRWPLLALLFLLALLPRALALGSFITIDEAFAWLGRSHEFLDALGRGDYAATAISGHPGVTTMWLGAAGLRLHAALAAAGFADAQGQLAELRSMRLFVALVCSAGVALGYALLRRLVGGRAALLAGLLWACDPFLVAHAQLLHTDALLATFITLAVLALLVAQGGAGQPVRWGALALSAACGGLAFLTKSPSAILVPMVGLLALAQLWRARRAGLPWRTALVGAAAPALAWAALAAATWLALWPAAWVAPGAALAKVLAEVSGNGAEPHAWGNFFMGVSVAAPGPLFYPVAAAYRLTPWVGLGLLAAAALALGRRWRPAGGAALLWLLVFVAMFALAMSALPKKFDRYLLPIFPALDVLAAVGLLALYDALLARWQAARHALVWGLPGLLAAAMVGTLLWFHPYELAYYSPLLGGGAAAARSVPVGWGEGLEDAAAFIAQDDPSCELPVAAPFPEIMAFYRCNQAIELNWPPTLREPSYAILTVDQIQRGDAPDVTTALRASGPPAYTVLRHGIEYAYVYRVLPHIGHPLAARFGGAFALHGYDTHTSGLDASGVLTATLYLEPLLAAPPDAMLFIHVLDASGAQVAAVDVPLQAAWRPGHVVVWRQSIPVARQLPPGSYWLSLGLYTPQDQRRLGLEASPLPGAPTDGPDALVVGPINIP, from the coding sequence GTGATTGAACTTTCCGATTCCCCCTCGCGCCGCTGGCCGCTGCTGGCGCTGCTGTTTTTGCTGGCGCTGCTGCCGCGCGCGCTGGCGCTTGGCTCCTTCATAACGATCGACGAGGCCTTTGCGTGGCTGGGCCGCTCGCACGAGTTTCTGGATGCGCTGGGGCGCGGCGACTACGCTGCCACGGCGATCTCCGGCCACCCTGGCGTCACCACGATGTGGCTGGGCGCGGCGGGCCTGCGCCTGCATGCGGCGCTGGCCGCTGCGGGCTTTGCCGACGCCCAGGGCCAGCTGGCCGAGCTGCGCTCTATGCGGCTGTTTGTGGCGCTGGTATGCTCGGCGGGGGTGGCGCTGGGCTACGCGCTACTGCGGCGGCTGGTGGGCGGGCGCGCGGCGCTGCTGGCCGGGCTGCTGTGGGCCTGCGACCCCTTTCTGGTGGCCCACGCCCAGCTGCTGCACACCGATGCGCTGCTGGCGACCTTTATCACCCTTGCGGTGCTGGCGCTGCTGGTGGCGCAGGGCGGCGCTGGGCAGCCGGTGCGCTGGGGCGCGCTGGCGCTCTCGGCGGCCTGCGGCGGGCTGGCCTTCCTCACCAAATCGCCCTCGGCTATCCTGGTGCCGATGGTAGGGCTGCTGGCCCTGGCGCAGCTGTGGCGGGCGCGGCGGGCTGGCCTGCCGTGGCGCACGGCCCTAGTGGGCGCGGCGGCACCGGCGCTGGCCTGGGCGGCGCTGGCCGCGGCCACGTGGCTGGCGCTCTGGCCCGCGGCCTGGGTCGCGCCCGGCGCGGCGCTGGCCAAGGTGCTGGCCGAGGTGAGCGGCAATGGCGCGGAGCCGCACGCCTGGGGCAACTTTTTCATGGGCGTATCGGTGGCTGCGCCGGGGCCGCTGTTCTACCCGGTGGCGGCGGCCTACCGCCTGACGCCCTGGGTGGGGCTGGGGCTGCTGGCCGCTGCCGCGTTGGCACTGGGGCGGCGCTGGCGGCCTGCGGGTGGCGCGGCGCTGCTGTGGCTGCTGGTGTTTGTGGCCATGTTCGCGCTGGCCATGAGCGCGCTGCCCAAGAAGTTTGACCGCTACCTGCTGCCGATCTTCCCCGCGCTGGATGTGCTGGCCGCCGTCGGCCTGCTGGCGCTCTACGATGCGCTTCTGGCCCGCTGGCAGGCGGCGCGGCACGCACTGGTCTGGGGCCTGCCGGGGCTGCTGGCCGCCGCCATGGTCGGCACGCTCCTGTGGTTCCACCCCTACGAGCTGGCCTACTATAGCCCGCTGCTGGGCGGCGGCGCGGCGGCGGCGCGCTCGGTGCCGGTGGGCTGGGGCGAGGGGCTGGAGGATGCCGCCGCCTTCATCGCCCAGGACGACCCCAGCTGCGAGCTGCCGGTGGCTGCGCCCTTCCCCGAGATCATGGCCTTCTACCGCTGCAACCAGGCCATCGAGCTGAACTGGCCGCCGACCCTGCGCGAGCCGTCCTATGCTATTCTGACGGTGGATCAGATCCAGCGCGGCGATGCGCCGGATGTCACCACGGCGCTGCGCGCATCCGGCCCGCCCGCCTACACGGTGCTGCGGCACGGCATCGAGTACGCCTATGTGTACCGCGTGCTGCCGCATATCGGTCACCCGCTGGCGGCGCGCTTCGGCGGCGCATTTGCGCTGCACGGCTATGACACCCACACATCTGGCCTAGATGCGAGCGGCGTGCTCACGGCGACGCTCTACCTAGAGCCGCTGCTGGCCGCCCCGCCCGACGCCATGCTGTTCATCCATGTGCTGGATGCCAGCGGCGCGCAGGTGGCCGCTGTGGATGTGCCGCTCCAGGCGGCGTGGCGCCCGGGCCATGTGGTGGTCTGGCGGCAGAGCATCCCCGTGGCGCGGCAGCTGCCCCCCGGCTCGTACTGGCTCTCGCTGGGCCTCTACACGCCGCAGGATCAGCGCCGCCTGGGGCTGGAAGCCAGCCCGCTGCCGGGCGCGCCGACGGATGGCCCCGATGCGCTGGTGGTTGGGCCGATCAACATCCCCTAG
- a CDS encoding cysteine--tRNA ligase: protein MQLFDTLRGAAAPLEIPQDRPLTLYVCGVTPYDTTHIGHAHTFLIFDVLQRYLRYQGAEVRYCQNVTDVDDPLFERAKRDGVAWDELARRETEQFRADCAAMNMLAPTYAPKASEEIAGMQAIIAKLVELGYGYAAGGSAYYRARMAPDYGAMPKLDYEALLAVANTRGNNPADPNKEDPLDFVLWQPSRPGEPSWPSPWGEGRPGWHIECTAMSTRYLGDQIDIHGGGSDLVFPHHPSEIAQTEPVTGKSPFVRFWVHGGMARLDGEKMSKSLGNMVFVRDALKEHTADALRWYLMSFHYRADFDYVREDVVATESKITQLKSALRAESGAGAPLDAASYRAAFLGAMDADLNTPAALHTLDALSGAVLAAAREGRDLAKAQATLRELAGAFGFLAAE from the coding sequence ATGCAACTGTTTGACACCCTTCGCGGGGCCGCCGCTCCGCTTGAGATACCGCAGGATCGCCCCCTGACCCTGTATGTCTGCGGTGTAACGCCGTACGACACCACCCATATCGGCCACGCCCACACCTTCCTGATCTTCGATGTGCTGCAGCGCTACCTGCGCTACCAGGGCGCCGAGGTGCGCTACTGCCAGAACGTGACGGATGTGGACGACCCGCTGTTCGAGCGCGCCAAGCGCGATGGCGTGGCCTGGGATGAGCTGGCCCGCCGCGAGACCGAGCAGTTCCGCGCCGACTGCGCGGCTATGAACATGCTCGCGCCGACCTATGCGCCCAAGGCCTCGGAGGAGATCGCCGGCATGCAGGCGATCATCGCCAAGCTGGTCGAGCTGGGCTACGGCTACGCGGCGGGCGGCAGCGCCTACTACCGCGCCCGTATGGCCCCCGACTATGGCGCGATGCCCAAGCTCGACTACGAGGCCCTGCTGGCGGTGGCCAACACGCGCGGCAACAACCCCGCCGACCCGAACAAAGAGGATCCGCTGGACTTTGTGCTGTGGCAGCCCTCGCGCCCCGGCGAGCCGAGCTGGCCGAGCCCCTGGGGCGAGGGCCGCCCCGGCTGGCACATCGAGTGCACCGCCATGTCCACCCGCTACCTGGGCGACCAGATCGATATCCACGGCGGCGGCAGCGACCTGGTGTTCCCGCACCACCCATCCGAGATCGCGCAGACCGAGCCGGTGACGGGCAAGTCGCCGTTTGTGCGCTTCTGGGTGCATGGCGGCATGGCGCGGCTGGATGGCGAGAAGATGTCGAAGTCGCTGGGCAACATGGTGTTTGTGCGCGACGCGCTGAAGGAGCACACCGCCGACGCGCTGCGCTGGTACCTGATGTCGTTCCACTACCGCGCCGACTTCGACTATGTGCGCGAGGACGTGGTGGCCACCGAGTCGAAGATCACGCAGCTGAAGTCGGCCCTGCGCGCCGAGTCGGGCGCGGGCGCGCCGCTGGATGCGGCCTCCTACCGCGCCGCCTTCCTGGGCGCGATGGACGCCGACCTGAACACCCCCGCCGCGCTGCACACACTGGATGCGCTGTCCGGCGCGGTGCTGGCCGCCGCCCGCGAGGGCCGCGACCTGGCCAAGGCCCAGGCCACCCTGCGCGAGCTGGCGGGTGCGTTCGGCTTCCTGGCCGCCGAGTAG
- a CDS encoding acyl-CoA dehydrogenase, with protein sequence MLREELTDRQRRTVDLAAELAARFAPQVDANDRQGRFPIENYQALHDAGYLRLVIPAEYGGAGADVLEMVLAQEHLAIGDGATALAAGMLVQLLGRLAEDRPWPEPVFGQVCRTIAAEGGLINSVVTEAAMGSVSRGSLPSTTATPVPGGYMVCGHKIFATGGPALRYMATGVVIPPSGGVHQAETATAIIDARTSGVLVQQTGGESLGMRTSGNDDVVFEDVFVPEDYVVDRRVVGAAAPGRLSGWSLAIAAVYLGVGQAACNAACGYANTRTPPSLGKPIATLPHIQQWVGEIQARLDACRALLYSTARAWSAHPELRDGLAAQIASAKYLCTNTACEVTDLALRVAGGFGTTRALPLERLLRDARAGLFHPLQDDLALALIGRATLASR encoded by the coding sequence ATGCTCCGAGAAGAACTGACCGATCGCCAGCGCCGCACCGTCGACCTGGCTGCCGAGCTGGCCGCGCGCTTCGCGCCGCAGGTGGATGCGAATGATCGCCAGGGTCGCTTTCCGATAGAGAACTACCAGGCCCTGCATGATGCGGGCTACCTGCGGCTGGTCATCCCCGCCGAGTACGGCGGCGCGGGGGCCGATGTGCTGGAGATGGTGCTGGCCCAGGAGCACCTGGCCATAGGTGATGGCGCGACGGCGCTGGCCGCGGGCATGCTGGTGCAGCTGCTTGGGCGGCTGGCCGAGGATCGCCCCTGGCCCGAGCCGGTATTTGGCCAGGTCTGCCGCACCATCGCCGCCGAGGGCGGGCTGATCAACTCGGTGGTGACCGAGGCGGCCATGGGCAGCGTCTCGCGCGGGTCGCTGCCCTCCACCACGGCCACGCCGGTGCCCGGCGGCTATATGGTGTGCGGCCACAAGATCTTCGCCACGGGAGGCCCGGCGCTGCGCTACATGGCCACCGGCGTGGTGATCCCGCCCTCCGGCGGCGTGCACCAGGCCGAGACGGCCACCGCGATCATCGACGCGCGCACCAGCGGGGTTTTGGTGCAGCAGACGGGCGGCGAGAGCCTAGGCATGCGCACCAGCGGGAACGACGATGTGGTGTTCGAGGATGTGTTTGTGCCTGAGGATTATGTGGTCGATCGGCGGGTTGTGGGGGCTGCCGCGCCAGGCAGGCTCAGCGGCTGGTCGCTGGCGATTGCGGCGGTGTATCTGGGGGTGGGCCAGGCGGCCTGCAACGCCGCCTGCGGCTACGCCAACACCCGCACGCCGCCCTCGTTGGGCAAGCCGATCGCCACGCTGCCGCATATCCAGCAGTGGGTCGGCGAGATCCAGGCGCGGCTAGATGCCTGCCGCGCGCTGCTCTACAGCACCGCGCGGGCCTGGTCGGCCCACCCCGAGCTGCGCGACGGGCTGGCGGCGCAGATCGCCAGCGCCAAGTACCTGTGCACCAACACCGCCTGCGAGGTGACGGATCTGGCGCTGCGCGTGGCCGGGGGCTTCGGCACCACGCGGGCGCTGCCGCTGGAGCGGCTGCTGCGCGATGCGCGCGCTGGCCTGTTCCACCCCCTGCAGGATGATCTGGCCCTGGCCCTGATCGGGCGGGCGACGCTGGCCAGCCGCTAG
- a CDS encoding TlyA family RNA methyltransferase, which yields MKKVRLDQLMVERGLAESRSKAQALIMSGVVRVAGQPRDKAGDMVPPDADLALAETMPYVSRGGYKLAHALASFPISPAGRTALDIGASTGGFTDVLLQHGASYVYAVDVGYGLLDWKLRSDPRVVVVDRTNVRYLEQLPTPAAPAEGEPPSIPTPSCAVIDTSFISLRLVLPAAQRLIAPGSWIVALIKPQFEAGPEQVGKGGVVRDLKVRANVIRSVIAFADGVGLAAHGLARSPITGPAGNVEFLLWLGGDGPALDVEQAIAVANQAG from the coding sequence ATGAAAAAAGTACGACTTGACCAACTGATGGTGGAGCGCGGCCTCGCAGAGAGCCGCAGCAAGGCCCAGGCCCTGATCATGAGCGGCGTGGTGCGGGTGGCGGGCCAGCCCCGCGACAAGGCGGGCGACATGGTGCCGCCCGATGCCGACCTGGCGCTGGCCGAGACCATGCCCTATGTGAGCCGCGGCGGCTACAAGCTGGCCCACGCCCTCGCCTCCTTCCCGATCTCGCCCGCTGGCCGCACCGCGCTAGACATCGGCGCATCCACCGGCGGCTTCACCGATGTGCTGCTGCAGCACGGCGCATCCTATGTCTACGCTGTCGATGTGGGCTACGGGCTGCTCGACTGGAAGCTGCGCAGCGACCCGCGCGTGGTGGTGGTGGATCGCACCAACGTGCGCTACCTGGAGCAGCTTCCCACGCCCGCCGCCCCCGCCGAGGGCGAGCCGCCCAGCATCCCCACGCCTAGCTGCGCGGTGATCGACACCTCGTTCATCTCGCTGCGCCTGGTGCTGCCCGCCGCCCAGCGCCTGATCGCCCCCGGCTCGTGGATCGTGGCCCTGATCAAGCCGCAGTTCGAGGCCGGCCCCGAGCAGGTGGGCAAGGGCGGCGTGGTGCGCGACCTGAAGGTGCGCGCTAATGTCATCCGCAGCGTGATCGCCTTTGCCGATGGTGTGGGGCTGGCCGCGCACGGGCTGGCCCGCTCGCCGATCACTGGCCCGGCGGGAAATGTCGAGTTTCTGCTCTGGCTGGGCGGCGATGGCCCGGCGCTGGATGTCGAGCAGGCGATCGCGGTGGCCAACCAGGCTGGCTAG
- a CDS encoding NAD-dependent epimerase/dehydratase family protein gives MRALVTGGNGFIGRAIVEQLLARGDEVRVVGRSRYPELEALGVACFQVDLAVGTPLADALEGCDVVFHVAAKAGVWGTLRDFYQNNVTATQHIARQAARAGVRRMVYTSSPSVVFGEESVEHADESRPYPRRYLAAYPYTKALAEQWLLRQPGLLTVAIRPPLVWGPRDATLMPILVRRARAGRLRRVGDGTNLVDVTYVENAAAAHLAAADRLRAGSPVVGRAYFIGQEQPVNLWAFINRLLELVGAPQVPDHPAIPYPLARAAAGLMEDAYRLLGGGQEPPLTRLLVAQMANSRYFDLSAARRDLGYAPLVSTEEGLARTAAWLRAAA, from the coding sequence ATGCGAGCGCTGGTGACGGGCGGCAATGGCTTTATCGGTCGCGCGATCGTGGAGCAGCTGCTGGCGCGCGGCGACGAGGTGCGGGTGGTGGGCCGCAGCCGCTACCCCGAGCTAGAGGCGCTGGGCGTGGCCTGCTTTCAGGTCGATCTGGCGGTGGGCACGCCGCTAGCCGACGCGCTGGAAGGCTGCGATGTGGTGTTCCATGTGGCCGCCAAGGCCGGGGTCTGGGGCACGCTGCGCGACTTCTACCAGAACAACGTGACGGCCACGCAGCATATCGCGCGGCAGGCCGCCCGCGCCGGGGTGCGCCGCATGGTCTATACCTCCTCGCCCTCGGTGGTGTTTGGCGAGGAGAGCGTGGAGCACGCCGACGAGTCGCGGCCCTACCCGCGCCGCTACCTGGCGGCTTACCCCTACACCAAGGCCCTGGCCGAGCAGTGGCTGCTGCGCCAGCCCGGCCTACTGACGGTAGCCATCCGCCCGCCGCTGGTCTGGGGGCCACGCGACGCCACGCTGATGCCCATCCTGGTGCGGCGGGCGCGCGCCGGGCGGCTGCGGCGGGTGGGCGATGGCACCAATCTGGTGGATGTGACCTATGTGGAAAACGCAGCCGCCGCGCATCTGGCAGCCGCCGACCGGCTGCGCGCGGGGTCGCCGGTGGTGGGCCGGGCCTACTTCATCGGCCAGGAGCAGCCGGTGAACCTGTGGGCCTTTATCAACCGCCTGCTGGAGCTGGTGGGCGCGCCACAGGTGCCCGACCACCCGGCCATTCCTTACCCCCTGGCCCGCGCCGCCGCTGGGCTGATGGAGGATGCCTACCGGCTGCTGGGCGGCGGCCAGGAGCCTCCGCTCACGCGGCTGCTGGTGGCGCAGATGGCCAACTCGCGCTACTTCGACCTGAGCGCGGCGCGGCGCGACCTGGGCTACGCGCCGCTGGTGAGCACCGAGGAGGGGCTGGCGCGCACGGCGGCCTGGCTGCGCGCGGCGGCCTAG
- a CDS encoding DUF4097 domain-containing protein → MSLPPPCFGRLCSAPHRSLHQIVAVYHARNYLPPPSVVAAEKMVLYGVQKPSTLRFCLAVKEEMMPERQIPDTPYQPQDIPGYTPPAVPPMATQRQRTTRALGAILMVFGLGWLGIALHENTRPPQDSVATESVSTSSLLAQTYPTQNLMLDISNGTVDVSTWDRSETQIEIVYEGGAPEDYDLRQEARGDTLEIHGGPKPYLPISGDRQLSYHITIPKSGSVNIRNTVGDISVADVDGPVTIAISTGTISASNLGGKLSASTTNGDIHVEGLQGSLVAQSTNGSISLTDSHSRDVQASTVTGDIDIEGASGKIALQNTNGSIAVHDAQESSLSLNTVNGDITFDGALATSAKHTLNTVSGSVDMRIPENSDLVLHADTSSGAISIGDGIELQRREENPASVSGTLGKGGAELQISTVTGDIQVQGE, encoded by the coding sequence ATGTCGCTGCCGCCGCCCTGTTTCGGGCGGCTTTGCTCTGCGCCGCACCGTTCGCTTCACCAGATCGTAGCAGTATACCACGCCCGCAACTATCTGCCGCCGCCCAGCGTCGTAGCAGCAGAGAAAATGGTGCTGTATGGCGTACAGAAGCCTAGCACCCTCAGATTCTGCCTAGCGGTGAAGGAAGAGATGATGCCCGAGCGACAGATACCCGACACGCCCTACCAGCCTCAAGATATCCCAGGCTACACCCCGCCCGCCGTGCCGCCCATGGCCACCCAGCGCCAGCGCACCACCCGCGCCCTGGGCGCGATCCTGATGGTGTTCGGCCTCGGCTGGCTGGGGATCGCCCTCCATGAGAATACGCGCCCGCCTCAAGATTCGGTTGCCACCGAGAGCGTCAGCACGTCCTCGCTGCTCGCGCAGACCTACCCGACCCAGAACCTCATGCTCGACATCAGCAACGGCACGGTGGATGTGAGCACTTGGGATCGCAGCGAGACCCAGATCGAGATCGTTTACGAGGGCGGCGCGCCCGAGGACTACGACCTGCGGCAGGAAGCGCGCGGCGACACGCTGGAGATCCACGGCGGCCCCAAGCCCTATCTGCCGATCAGCGGCGACCGACAGCTGAGCTACCACATCACCATACCCAAGAGCGGAAGCGTCAACATCCGCAATACCGTCGGCGACATCAGCGTGGCCGATGTGGATGGCCCGGTCACGATCGCTATCAGCACCGGCACGATCAGCGCATCCAACCTTGGCGGCAAGCTGAGCGCCTCGACCACGAATGGCGATATTCACGTGGAGGGGCTGCAAGGCTCGCTGGTGGCCCAGAGCACCAATGGATCGATCAGCCTCACCGACAGCCATAGCCGCGATGTCCAAGCCTCCACTGTCACCGGCGACATCGACATCGAAGGGGCATCGGGCAAGATCGCGCTGCAGAACACCAACGGCAGCATTGCGGTGCACGACGCGCAGGAGAGCAGCCTGAGCCTCAACACCGTGAACGGCGATATCACCTTCGATGGGGCGCTGGCCACCAGCGCCAAGCACACGCTCAACACCGTCTCGGGCAGCGTCGACATGCGCATCCCCGAGAATAGCGACCTCGTGCTGCACGCCGACACATCGAGCGGCGCGATCAGCATCGGCGACGGGATCGAGCTGCAGCGCAGAGAGGAAAACCCCGCTAGCGTCAGCGGCACGCTGGGCAAGGGCGGAGCCGAACTGCAGATCTCCACCGTCACTGGCGACATCCAGGTGCAGGGCGAGTAG
- a CDS encoding inositol monophosphatase — protein MLPFTVQLARRAGAVLREGASQPRQIDKKGPFDLVTNVDRASEALIIAAIRERFPDHGILAEEGGGVESDSPWLWVIDPLDGTNNFAHDFPYYCVSLGLLYERAPYLGVVYDPTRDQLFTAQRGGGAHLNGAPIRVSSAASLGDALLSTGFPYDFATNERNNAAEFARVHRLVQGIRRAGSAALDLASVACGRLDAHWEFWLKPWDSSAAALILLEAGGMITDADGGEWTPWSTSMVASNGQIHAELLAAIRGGDAR, from the coding sequence ATGCTACCGTTTACTGTCCAGCTTGCCCGCCGCGCAGGCGCTGTGCTGCGCGAGGGCGCGTCGCAGCCCCGCCAGATCGACAAGAAAGGCCCCTTCGACCTGGTGACCAATGTGGACCGCGCCAGCGAGGCCCTGATCATCGCGGCGATCCGCGAGCGCTTCCCCGACCACGGCATTCTGGCCGAGGAGGGCGGCGGCGTGGAGTCCGACTCGCCGTGGCTGTGGGTGATCGACCCGCTGGATGGCACCAACAATTTCGCGCACGACTTCCCCTACTACTGCGTCTCGCTCGGCCTGCTCTACGAGCGCGCCCCCTACCTGGGCGTGGTCTACGACCCCACCCGCGATCAGCTGTTCACGGCCCAGCGCGGCGGCGGCGCCCACCTGAACGGCGCGCCCATCCGCGTCTCGTCGGCGGCGTCGCTCGGCGACGCGCTGCTCTCCACCGGCTTCCCCTACGACTTCGCCACCAACGAGCGCAACAACGCCGCCGAGTTCGCCCGCGTGCACCGCCTGGTGCAGGGCATCCGCCGCGCTGGCTCGGCGGCGCTCGACCTGGCCTCGGTGGCCTGCGGGCGGCTGGATGCCCACTGGGAGTTCTGGCTGAAGCCATGGGACTCCTCGGCGGCTGCGCTGATCCTGCTGGAGGCGGGCGGCATGATCACCGATGCGGATGGCGGCGAGTGGACGCCCTGGAGCACTTCTATGGTGGCGTCCAATGGCCAGATCCACGCCGAGCTGCTGGCTGCGATTCGCGGGGGAGATGCCCGCTAG